One genomic region from Pyrinomonadaceae bacterium encodes:
- the hslV gene encoding ATP-dependent protease subunit HslV → MAKEQSPKIRSTTVLLVRRDGQVALAGDGQVTMGETVMKSSAKKVRRLYNDKILAGFAGATGDAFSLLTRFEGKLEQYHGNLERAAIELSKEWRTDKILRHLEALLVVADDKTSFLLSGNGDVISPDDGVLAIGSGGSYALAAARALMANTQLSAREIAVEAMRVAGEICIYSNSNIIVEELSAAQA, encoded by the coding sequence ATGGCGAAAGAACAATCCCCGAAAATCCGCAGCACGACTGTTTTGCTGGTGCGTCGTGATGGCCAGGTGGCCCTCGCAGGCGACGGCCAGGTCACCATGGGCGAAACGGTGATGAAATCCAGCGCGAAAAAAGTCCGTCGCCTTTACAACGATAAGATTCTCGCGGGCTTTGCGGGGGCAACGGGTGATGCGTTCTCGCTACTGACGCGGTTTGAAGGCAAGCTCGAACAATACCATGGCAACCTTGAACGCGCCGCGATCGAGCTGAGCAAGGAGTGGCGCACGGACAAGATCCTCCGGCACCTGGAAGCGTTGCTGGTCGTGGCCGATGACAAGACTTCGTTTCTTCTCTCCGGCAACGGCGATGTGATTTCGCCAGACGATGGGGTGCTGGCAATTGGCTCAGGCGGGTCCTACGCGTTGGCGGCAGCGCGCGCCCTGATGGCGAACACCCAACTCTCTGCGCGAGAGATCGCGGTGGAAGCGATGCGCGTCGCCGGCGAGATCTGCATCTACAGCAACTCAAACATCATCGTGGAAGAGTTAAGCGCGGCTCAAGCGTAG
- a CDS encoding gamma-glutamyl-gamma-aminobutyrate hydrolase family protein has protein sequence MTTRTRPRIGITMRLELETDRFYLSRHYSEAVEAAGGLPVHIPLIPDAGFLRETVAGLDGILLPGSDSDVDPLRYGRDPHPKLGAVHPLKDETDLLVLNEIEERALPLFAICFGMQVLNVSRGGTLIQDIGSQWPNPIKHEQGAPRDRHSHSVRLLQESLLQQLAASERAPVNSHHHQALDTLGRELVATAWAPDGLVEAIEDPRSDRFVLGVQWHPELGWARDEFARAIFDRFVEEAATFAARRTGDRESAGVTA, from the coding sequence ATGACGACACGAACACGGCCGCGCATCGGCATCACGATGCGCCTCGAGCTGGAAACTGACAGGTTCTATCTTTCCCGTCATTACAGCGAAGCAGTTGAAGCCGCCGGCGGTTTGCCGGTGCATATTCCTCTGATTCCTGACGCCGGGTTTCTACGCGAAACCGTTGCGGGACTCGATGGAATTCTGCTGCCCGGTAGTGACTCGGATGTTGATCCCTTGCGGTACGGGCGCGACCCGCATCCGAAGCTTGGCGCGGTTCATCCCCTTAAAGATGAGACGGACTTGCTTGTACTGAATGAAATTGAAGAGCGGGCTCTTCCTTTGTTCGCAATCTGTTTTGGGATGCAGGTGCTGAACGTGTCGCGGGGCGGCACTTTGATTCAGGACATCGGCAGTCAATGGCCTAACCCGATCAAGCACGAACAGGGCGCGCCCCGGGATAGGCATTCGCACAGTGTGCGTTTGCTCCAGGAGAGCTTGCTTCAACAATTGGCAGCTAGCGAGCGCGCGCCTGTGAACAGCCATCATCATCAGGCGCTGGACACACTGGGAAGGGAACTGGTCGCGACGGCATGGGCTCCTGACGGCTTGGTGGAGGCGATAGAAGATCCGCGCAGTGATCGTTTCGTGTTGGGCGTGCAGTGGCATCCCGAACTGGGCTGGGCACGCGATGAATTTGCCCGTGCGATTTTCGATCGATTTGTGGAAGAGGCCGCCACTTTTGCCGCTCGTCGAACAGGTGATCGCGAATCGGCAGGAGTCACCGCGTGA